A genomic region of Ewingella sp. CoE-038-23 contains the following coding sequences:
- a CDS encoding YgdI/YgdR family lipoprotein, whose translation MKKRAFLAVGLLAMALSGCTSDYVISTKAGDSILSHGEPDKDRDSGMTSYIDLNGDYHLMNTNDIADISKK comes from the coding sequence ATGAAAAAACGTGCTTTTTTAGCAGTCGGTTTGCTGGCGATGGCGCTTTCTGGCTGCACCAGTGATTACGTAATAAGCACCAAAGCCGGGGATTCTATTCTCAGTCACGGCGAGCCGGACAAAGACCGCGACAGCGGCATGACCAGCTACATCGATTTAAACGGCGATTACCATTTGATGAACACCAACGATATCGCCGATATCAGCAAGAAATAA
- the opgB gene encoding phosphatidylglycerol--membrane-oligosaccharide glycerophosphotransferase — translation MVTDFISFFLFVSSIFLYVRRASAGRIWFSLLLFFLTLYVVLNLVLIGSNYFTGDGITDAVLYTVTSSLKGAGLSKYILPFAGLVVALVVIVSLLVWCLKKRRASNSSWVYSVFAVVLAVFSVGSTQAFQNISRLVKTQMNGDTADFDTYYKVPQKVIKGKKPNLVYIFGESLERTYFDEQTFPGLTTELAKHKDASIDFTGTRQVPGTGYTIAGMVASLCGIPLFAPFDGNASSALSTFYPENVCLGDVLKGAGYQNYFYQGAELAFAGKGTFLKSHGFDNLYGYNELRSTVKDPAYKNDWGWYDDTLLDEAYKKFVELSKAGQPFSLFALTVDTHHPDGFISRGCTKKEYLVNNKDNRSLSAVACSQQLVAAFIDKIKASGYYDNTIIVVSSDHLAMNNTAYSMLTKKNRKDLFFVMDGRNPQAELNNVKRSTIDNGATVLDLMGGDNFIGLGRSGLSSTSLATQFMNIDEKIEGWKPAVIKQWGFPNRISKYSIDNKANTFTFSGMTIKAPFILKVGVNKVEPMFDVYLSTPLKKQLASLTMGDNFVWVDKCYEMGRVWAPELSLNTGLCVASGNLASKPQIVQASGAVYKGKVDFEQTSGSQQVYQSTVDQLNIDDDATKYQSQAIVFMLPGLPQQVRAISGISNVEEWGRWSDANLAPAVKIDYVDPLPASFNLVLRARAYGNNIGKPISVKVGDEEQFVTFNAQDDTVTLPFTNPGNAQSIVITPPSPTEPTEGTSSGFEPKKLGIGLVSLTVEDRDTQS, via the coding sequence ATGGTCACAGATTTCATTTCATTCTTTTTATTTGTCTCGTCCATTTTCTTATATGTGCGACGCGCATCCGCGGGCCGTATTTGGTTCTCTTTGCTGCTGTTTTTCCTGACGCTTTACGTGGTTCTTAATTTGGTGCTGATTGGCAGTAACTATTTTACCGGCGACGGCATTACCGACGCGGTGCTTTATACCGTGACCAGCAGCCTAAAAGGGGCAGGGCTGAGCAAATATATTCTGCCATTCGCCGGGCTGGTGGTGGCGCTGGTGGTCATTGTTTCACTGCTGGTCTGGTGTCTGAAAAAGCGCCGCGCCAGTAACAGTAGTTGGGTATATAGCGTGTTTGCCGTGGTGCTGGCGGTGTTCTCCGTGGGATCTACTCAGGCATTCCAGAACATTTCCCGTCTGGTGAAAACCCAAATGAATGGCGATACCGCCGACTTTGACACCTATTACAAAGTGCCGCAGAAGGTGATTAAGGGTAAGAAGCCGAATCTGGTCTATATCTTTGGCGAGAGCCTGGAGCGCACCTATTTTGATGAGCAGACCTTCCCCGGCCTGACCACTGAGCTTGCTAAACATAAAGATGCCAGCATCGATTTTACCGGCACGCGGCAGGTGCCAGGCACCGGATACACCATCGCGGGGATGGTTGCGTCGCTGTGCGGCATCCCGCTGTTTGCGCCTTTTGATGGCAACGCCTCAAGCGCGCTGTCGACCTTCTATCCGGAAAATGTCTGTCTGGGCGACGTGCTGAAAGGCGCGGGTTATCAGAACTATTTTTATCAGGGCGCGGAGCTGGCTTTTGCCGGAAAGGGCACTTTCTTGAAGTCGCACGGCTTCGATAACTTGTATGGTTACAACGAGTTGCGCAGCACGGTCAAAGACCCGGCCTATAAGAATGACTGGGGCTGGTACGACGACACCTTATTGGATGAAGCCTACAAGAAATTCGTCGAACTGAGCAAGGCGGGCCAGCCTTTCTCCCTGTTCGCGCTCACCGTGGATACCCACCACCCCGACGGTTTTATCTCGCGCGGCTGTACCAAAAAAGAGTATCTGGTGAACAATAAGGATAACCGTTCGCTCAGCGCGGTGGCCTGTAGCCAGCAGCTGGTGGCGGCGTTTATCGATAAAATTAAAGCCTCCGGTTACTACGACAACACTATTATCGTGGTGAGTTCAGACCATTTGGCGATGAACAACACGGCGTACAGTATGCTCACCAAGAAAAATCGCAAAGACCTGTTCTTTGTGATGGATGGTCGTAACCCGCAGGCTGAGCTGAACAATGTGAAACGCAGCACCATTGATAATGGCGCGACGGTGCTGGATCTGATGGGTGGCGATAACTTTATTGGACTGGGGCGCAGCGGCCTGTCGAGCACTTCGCTGGCTACGCAGTTTATGAATATCGACGAGAAGATTGAAGGCTGGAAGCCTGCGGTCATCAAACAGTGGGGCTTCCCGAATCGCATCAGTAAATACAGCATAGATAATAAAGCCAACACCTTTACCTTCTCCGGTATGACCATTAAAGCGCCGTTTATCCTCAAAGTCGGGGTCAATAAAGTGGAGCCGATGTTTGACGTCTATCTCTCCACGCCGCTGAAAAAGCAGCTGGCTTCGTTAACCATGGGCGATAACTTCGTCTGGGTAGATAAGTGTTATGAGATGGGGCGCGTGTGGGCACCGGAGCTATCACTGAATACCGGACTTTGCGTCGCTTCGGGCAATCTGGCGTCAAAACCGCAGATCGTGCAGGCCAGCGGCGCGGTCTATAAAGGCAAGGTGGATTTTGAGCAGACCTCGGGCAGCCAGCAGGTGTATCAGAGCACGGTAGACCAGCTCAATATTGATGACGACGCCACCAAATATCAGTCTCAGGCTATCGTCTTTATGCTCCCCGGCCTGCCACAGCAGGTGCGAGCCATCAGTGGCATTTCCAATGTCGAAGAGTGGGGGCGCTGGTCAGATGCTAATTTGGCTCCGGCGGTGAAAATCGATTATGTTGATCCTCTCCCGGCCAGCTTCAATCTGGTACTGCGCGCCCGAGCCTATGGCAACAACATCGGCAAGCCAATCTCGGTAAAAGTGGGGGACGAAGAACAGTTTGTGACCTTTAACGCGCAGGACGACACCGTGACCCTGCCTTTCACCAATCCGGGCAATGCGCAGAGCATCGTCATTACGCCGCCATCGCCTACTGAGCCAACCGAAGGCACCAGCAGCGGTTTTGAGCCGAAAAAGTTGGGCATAGGCTTAGTCTCGCTGACGGTGGAAGATCGAGATACTCAGTCCTAA
- a CDS encoding chemotaxis protein yields MDNFQKEIDERTNLTSSNRFELLLFRLGNSHDDGQSELYGINVFKLREIVVMPPLTKAAGMASPMMGMANIRGEIIPVIDLPAVVGCEPKTGLNILLVTEYARSTQAFAVESVDDIVRLDWSQVLAAEAGVKSRNITSIARLDNDKSSNRLALVLDVEQILYDIIPPDRNTKIDAKKTKAFALEPGAVAIVAEDSKVARSMLQHGLDSMKVPSVMHVTGLEAWNNIKKIAEQAKAEGRPISDKIAFVLTDLEMPEMDGFTLTLNIKRDEFLKNIPVIIHSSLSGSANEDHVRKVGADGYVAKFEINELEAAIHKALDGKKTGALSK; encoded by the coding sequence ATGGATAATTTTCAGAAAGAAATCGACGAGAGAACCAATCTCACCTCATCAAACCGTTTTGAATTGTTGCTGTTCCGCTTGGGGAATTCTCATGACGACGGGCAGTCTGAACTCTATGGCATTAACGTGTTCAAATTACGGGAAATTGTGGTCATGCCGCCGTTGACCAAGGCGGCGGGGATGGCCTCACCCATGATGGGTATGGCGAATATTCGCGGGGAAATTATTCCGGTGATTGATCTTCCGGCGGTGGTGGGCTGTGAGCCAAAAACCGGGCTGAATATCCTGCTAGTGACTGAATATGCCCGCAGTACGCAAGCTTTTGCGGTGGAGTCGGTGGATGACATTGTGCGCCTCGACTGGAGCCAGGTGCTGGCGGCAGAAGCTGGTGTGAAGAGCCGCAACATCACCAGCATTGCGCGTCTGGATAACGATAAATCCAGTAACCGCCTGGCGTTGGTATTAGATGTCGAGCAAATCCTTTACGACATTATTCCCCCCGACCGTAATACCAAAATTGATGCTAAAAAAACCAAAGCGTTTGCGTTAGAGCCGGGTGCGGTAGCCATTGTCGCTGAAGACTCTAAAGTCGCACGCTCGATGCTTCAGCACGGTCTCGACAGCATGAAAGTGCCCAGCGTGATGCACGTAACCGGGCTTGAAGCATGGAATAACATCAAAAAGATCGCCGAACAGGCCAAGGCTGAAGGACGGCCAATTTCCGACAAAATCGCCTTTGTGCTTACCGATCTGGAGATGCCCGAAATGGATGGCTTCACGCTGACCTTAAATATCAAGCGTGATGAATTCCTGAAAAATATCCCGGTCATCATTCACTCCTCGCTTTCCGGTAGCGCCAATGAAGATCACGTGCGCAAAGTGGGTGCCGACGGTTACGTTGCGAAATTTGAAATAAATGAATTGGAAGCCGCCATTCATAAGGCTCTGGATGGCAAAAAAACGGGGGCACTGAGTAAGTAA
- a CDS encoding LysR family transcriptional regulator → MTIIEEGSVAKACEKLHLTRTPVSKVIADIESSINMQLFTRNSTGLQPNSHGIKLYEELLPIYHQLIDVERSYINNKQREIVKILIDDSVPPLVSSFVANYLSFNSHSVDIKYKDIFSDEGYDFSLGRYDLILTAKKFPEAYPIFDSTTFSISATIPERLARDVLKSGPVNLYCIGANGQAIYNDEHFSWLSQENCIESAETDVSNMLLKMSRGQGIAIMPEAMAKVYYIPRAEVVRLVNGSLPIYHYSSLKSNRIREVSNTINNLTETNS, encoded by the coding sequence ATGACTATCATTGAGGAAGGTAGTGTCGCAAAGGCCTGCGAAAAGCTTCATTTGACACGAACGCCGGTGAGTAAAGTCATCGCAGACATTGAAAGCTCAATCAACATGCAGCTTTTCACCAGAAACAGCACCGGACTTCAACCTAACAGCCATGGAATCAAGCTGTATGAAGAACTGCTGCCTATTTACCATCAACTGATTGATGTTGAGCGCTCATATATTAATAATAAGCAGAGAGAAATTGTAAAAATCTTAATAGATGACAGCGTACCTCCACTGGTCTCGAGTTTTGTCGCCAACTACCTTTCATTTAACTCCCATAGCGTTGATATTAAATATAAAGATATCTTTTCCGATGAGGGCTACGATTTCTCCTTAGGTCGCTATGACTTAATCCTGACGGCAAAAAAATTCCCAGAGGCTTATCCCATTTTTGACTCGACTACCTTTAGTATTAGCGCCACGATACCAGAGCGTTTAGCCCGCGACGTTTTAAAGAGTGGACCAGTGAATCTCTATTGCATCGGGGCTAATGGACAGGCTATTTACAACGATGAGCATTTCAGTTGGCTTTCTCAAGAGAATTGCATAGAGAGTGCAGAAACTGATGTAAGTAACATGTTGCTGAAAATGTCCCGTGGACAAGGTATCGCTATCATGCCTGAGGCGATGGCCAAGGTGTACTATATTCCGCGAGCGGAAGTTGTGCGGCTTGTTAATGGGAGTCTTCCTATTTACCATTATTCCAGTTTGAAAAGTAACAGGATTAGAGAGGTGAGCAACACCATAAATAATCTCACTGAGACAAATTCTTAG
- a CDS encoding phage holin family protein, with product MEAIHGIYTIFHFLWIHPLAFFSGLSTFAISCWSGGIEGLSPGRIFVNSIICVLCTLAFLAAFNQEGHHQVFLPLIGIVVGFVGAERMRNAVLNTWLLHRRRYWPRDRKNRDE from the coding sequence ATGGAAGCAATCCACGGCATCTATACTATTTTCCATTTTCTCTGGATCCATCCTTTGGCTTTTTTCTCCGGGCTATCAACATTTGCTATATCTTGTTGGTCCGGAGGAATTGAAGGTCTATCACCAGGGAGAATCTTTGTTAATTCCATCATCTGCGTATTATGCACATTGGCCTTTTTGGCTGCCTTCAATCAGGAAGGGCATCATCAAGTTTTTTTACCCCTGATAGGGATTGTGGTGGGTTTTGTTGGGGCAGAGAGAATGCGGAATGCGGTTCTCAATACTTGGCTGCTGCACCGACGACGTTATTGGCCCCGTGATAGAAAAAACCGGGATGAGTAA
- the zinT gene encoding metal-binding protein ZinT has product MTKSIPFTLFTLGILLSSSQALAHGAPMSEKDRKASEGVFENADVKDRALTDWDGVWQSINPYLLNGDLDPVLQKKAKENKSKSVEEYREYYKKGYATDIDMIGIEKNVIEFHQNSQVRSCYYHYDGFKILTYSSGKKGVRYLFECRDKQSTAPKYVQFSDHIIGPKKSSHYHLYMGNDSQEALLKEMDHWPTYYEYSLSKEQLVHEMLEH; this is encoded by the coding sequence ATGACAAAAAGCATACCTTTTACTTTATTCACTCTGGGGATTTTACTGTCCAGTTCACAGGCCTTGGCACATGGCGCACCCATGTCGGAAAAAGATCGCAAAGCTAGCGAGGGTGTATTTGAGAACGCGGATGTTAAAGATCGTGCCCTCACCGATTGGGATGGCGTATGGCAGTCGATTAACCCATATCTCTTGAACGGCGACCTTGACCCGGTTTTGCAGAAAAAGGCCAAAGAGAATAAAAGTAAAAGCGTGGAGGAGTATCGCGAGTATTACAAGAAGGGCTATGCCACTGATATCGATATGATTGGCATTGAAAAAAACGTCATTGAATTTCACCAGAATAGCCAGGTGAGATCATGTTACTACCATTATGACGGTTTCAAAATCCTCACCTATTCGTCCGGCAAGAAAGGGGTGCGTTACTTGTTCGAATGCCGCGACAAGCAATCCACCGCGCCAAAATATGTGCAGTTTAGCGACCATATTATTGGGCCGAAAAAATCTTCTCACTACCATTTATATATGGGCAATGACTCTCAAGAAGCCTTGCTGAAGGAGATGGACCACTGGCCAACTTACTATGAATACTCTTTAAGCAAAGAGCAGCTCGTCCACGAGATGCTTGAGCATTAA
- a CDS encoding FadR/GntR family transcriptional regulator, whose translation MSTDRPTQSEPTRRKRTDEIVDAIKESIISDNLLPGDRLPQEKDLITRYAAGKGTVREALKSLEVQGLIRTKTGPGGGAFIESMTETRAMSLLSNYLFTRQLSIGNIYALRKALEPLVAVSAIDNIDAKGFEQLHQLITVYDHEPADEAERWEQRMAELDFHGVVASYSDNVLLAFICHFLQRLLKDLAVCKDIYLRPEPVDRSVGINYQYRLIEAMRRKDADVVTQVMTEHMQHAEDAMLGLEATLEERFLRDGPQ comes from the coding sequence ATGAGTACAGACAGGCCAACTCAGAGCGAACCGACGCGCCGCAAACGCACCGATGAAATTGTCGATGCCATAAAAGAGAGCATTATTAGCGATAATCTTCTGCCGGGAGACCGACTGCCACAGGAGAAAGACCTAATAACCCGCTACGCAGCAGGGAAAGGCACCGTGCGCGAAGCCTTGAAATCGCTGGAAGTGCAGGGTCTGATCCGCACTAAAACCGGCCCCGGCGGCGGCGCATTTATTGAATCCATGACCGAAACCCGCGCCATGAGTTTGCTCTCCAATTATCTTTTTACCCGCCAGCTTTCCATCGGCAATATCTATGCGCTGCGCAAGGCGTTAGAGCCTCTGGTAGCGGTCAGTGCCATCGACAATATTGATGCCAAGGGCTTCGAGCAACTGCACCAGCTGATTACGGTTTATGACCACGAACCGGCAGATGAAGCAGAACGCTGGGAGCAGCGAATGGCCGAACTGGACTTCCACGGCGTGGTCGCCAGCTATTCTGACAACGTGCTACTGGCCTTTATCTGCCACTTCCTGCAACGGTTGCTCAAAGATTTGGCGGTCTGTAAAGACATCTACCTGCGGCCAGAACCGGTGGATCGCAGCGTCGGTATTAACTATCAATATCGCCTGATTGAAGCCATGCGCCGCAAAGATGCCGACGTAGTCACTCAGGTCATGACCGAACATATGCAGCATGCCGAAGACGCGATGCTCGGTCTTGAGGCGACGCTCGAAGAGAGGTTTTTGCGAGATGGGCCGCAATAA
- a CDS encoding ATP-binding cassette domain-containing protein — MNKVIETTGLVKTFGSASGWFSGHKHQVEALKGVSLHLDAGETLAIVGESGSGKSTLARMLVGLERPTSGSIKLMGEEMSAHAKRGDKAFGQMIQYVFQDPVASLNPRKTIADTLDVPLRYLCNYPAARRRSRMLELMDAVQMPADALSGYPHEFSGGQAQRLAIARALAAEARILVLDEPVSALDVSVQAQVLLLLDQLKREFGLSYLFISHDLAVVESLADRVAVLYHGDLVECAPSDRLFNAPQHDYTQRLLASAPRV; from the coding sequence ATGAACAAGGTGATTGAAACCACCGGGCTGGTGAAAACCTTCGGCAGCGCGTCCGGCTGGTTTTCCGGCCACAAACATCAAGTAGAGGCGCTCAAGGGGGTCTCCCTGCACCTAGACGCAGGGGAAACGCTGGCGATTGTTGGCGAGAGCGGCTCAGGCAAAAGTACTTTGGCACGAATGTTGGTGGGCCTTGAACGCCCGACGTCCGGCAGCATCAAGCTAATGGGTGAAGAGATGTCGGCACACGCCAAGCGCGGCGACAAAGCCTTCGGCCAAATGATTCAGTATGTGTTTCAGGACCCGGTGGCTTCACTCAATCCGCGCAAAACCATCGCCGATACGCTGGACGTGCCTCTGCGATATTTGTGCAACTACCCCGCCGCGCGCCGTCGTTCGCGGATGCTGGAACTGATGGATGCCGTGCAGATGCCCGCCGACGCGCTGTCCGGGTATCCCCATGAGTTTTCCGGCGGGCAGGCGCAGCGGCTGGCGATTGCTCGCGCACTGGCAGCCGAAGCGCGTATCTTAGTGCTCGACGAGCCGGTCAGCGCGCTCGACGTATCGGTGCAGGCGCAGGTGTTGTTACTGTTAGACCAGTTAAAGCGCGAGTTTGGGCTTTCCTATCTGTTTATTAGCCATGATTTGGCAGTGGTGGAGTCGCTTGCCGATCGGGTGGCCGTGCTGTATCACGGAGATTTGGTAGAATGTGCGCCAAGCGATAGGCTGTTCAACGCACCCCAGCATGATTATACGCAGCGGCTACTCGCCAGCGCGCCACGGGTTTGA
- a CDS encoding dipeptide/oligopeptide/nickel ABC transporter permease/ATP-binding protein, giving the protein MNSTTTTTAPRHRQSLWALLLANRLATLGLILLVLAVAAALAAPLLPLPDPDATDLLNRLLPPFSQGHWLGTDPLGRDVLSRLLWGTRVSLAVGICATLLAAFFGTLIGLIAGYAGGKTDSLLMRLIDMLMAFPYILLALVIVAVLGPGLLNALYAIAVVNIPFFARNIRGLTVGLRQRDFIQAARLSGKNHLQILLTEVLPNVMPVVVVTMSTTVGWMILETAGLSFLGLGTQPPNADLGSMLGQGRAQMFSAPHVSVVPGLMIFLLVMSFNLLGDGVRDLLDPRLKSGVLQRAQAVTCVKRPQVPAARHSDKALLEVVDLQVNFRSGAHVSAAVKGISFYVAQGECLGLIGESGSGKSVTALSIMGLVSSPPGEITGGAIYVSGEEMLSLPQSQLQQRRGARVAYIFQDPLTTLHPQFTIGAQIIEAIQAHQPLAASAAKQRALALLASVGIDQAASRFDAFPHQLSGGQRQRVGIAMALANDPEVIIADEPTTALDVTVQARILELLQKLRHERGLTLLFITHDFGVIAQICDRVAVMRHGEIVETGETGSVLRQPQHDYTRRLIASVPKLGQGRAFLKQVGELYRQDASLKEAP; this is encoded by the coding sequence ATGAACTCGACGACAACGACCACCGCGCCGCGCCATCGCCAATCACTCTGGGCACTGTTGCTGGCCAACAGACTGGCCACGCTGGGCCTAATCCTGTTAGTGCTGGCTGTTGCGGCAGCGCTAGCGGCTCCGCTGTTGCCTCTGCCAGATCCTGACGCGACCGACTTACTCAATCGCCTACTGCCGCCCTTCTCACAAGGACACTGGCTCGGCACTGACCCCTTGGGCCGTGACGTGCTTTCACGCCTGCTGTGGGGCACGCGCGTGTCGTTGGCTGTGGGCATTTGCGCCACGCTTTTGGCAGCATTTTTTGGCACGCTGATTGGGCTGATCGCCGGTTATGCCGGGGGAAAAACCGACAGCTTGCTGATGCGGCTGATAGACATGCTGATGGCCTTTCCCTACATATTGCTGGCGTTGGTGATTGTCGCGGTGCTCGGCCCCGGCCTGCTGAATGCGCTTTACGCTATCGCGGTGGTCAACATTCCCTTCTTTGCCCGTAATATTCGTGGCTTAACCGTCGGCCTGCGCCAGCGCGACTTTATTCAGGCGGCGCGACTGTCGGGTAAAAATCACCTGCAAATCTTGCTGACTGAAGTGCTGCCAAACGTCATGCCGGTGGTAGTGGTAACCATGTCGACTACCGTCGGCTGGATGATTTTGGAAACTGCCGGACTGTCGTTCCTCGGCCTCGGGACGCAACCCCCCAATGCCGATTTAGGCTCAATGCTTGGACAGGGCCGCGCACAGATGTTCAGCGCGCCGCACGTCTCGGTGGTGCCTGGCTTAATGATTTTCCTGCTGGTGATGAGCTTTAATCTGCTCGGCGATGGCGTGCGTGACCTGCTAGATCCGCGCCTCAAGTCCGGCGTGCTGCAGCGCGCTCAGGCAGTGACTTGCGTAAAACGCCCTCAGGTACCGGCGGCGCGGCACAGTGATAAAGCCCTGCTGGAAGTGGTCGATTTGCAGGTGAATTTCCGCTCCGGCGCCCATGTTTCGGCGGCAGTGAAAGGCATTAGTTTCTACGTTGCGCAGGGTGAGTGTTTAGGGCTGATAGGCGAAAGTGGCTCGGGGAAAAGCGTCACCGCGCTGTCCATCATGGGGCTGGTGTCCTCCCCGCCCGGCGAGATAACCGGCGGCGCGATTTACGTGAGTGGCGAAGAGATGTTATCTCTTCCTCAAAGCCAGTTGCAGCAGCGGCGTGGCGCGCGAGTAGCTTATATATTTCAGGATCCGCTGACCACCTTGCACCCGCAGTTCACTATCGGCGCTCAGATCATTGAAGCTATTCAGGCCCATCAGCCGCTAGCAGCTTCAGCCGCCAAACAGCGGGCACTGGCTCTGCTGGCAAGCGTCGGCATTGATCAAGCAGCATCTCGCTTTGACGCCTTCCCGCATCAGCTTTCAGGCGGCCAGCGCCAGCGAGTGGGGATTGCCATGGCGCTGGCCAATGACCCCGAGGTCATTATCGCTGACGAACCCACCACTGCGCTGGATGTCACGGTGCAAGCCCGCATTCTTGAATTACTGCAAAAGCTGCGTCACGAACGCGGGCTGACCCTACTGTTTATCACTCATGATTTTGGCGTTATTGCGCAGATTTGCGACCGCGTGGCGGTTATGCGCCACGGTGAAATCGTTGAAACTGGCGAAACAGGGTCCGTGCTTCGCCAACCTCAACATGACTACACCCGGCGCCTTATTGCCAGCGTGCCAAAGCTCGGTCAGGGACGTGCTTTCCTTAAACAAGTCGGCGAGCTTTATCGCCAAGACGCTTCACTGAAGGAGGCTCCATGA
- a CDS encoding ABC transporter permease — protein MMGYVLKRLLATIPVFIGLSLIVFLIMAMIPGNPAQALLGAWATPENVARINQELGLNKPLYQQYFIWAGNILHGDFGRSYVLNRPVIDEVLERFGATLLLGGCALLISTVLGLLAGIFSAVRQFGWGDRLITLLVLLGISMPSFWIGLLMIMLFAVQLQWFPASGMYAIWGGGGALDLLHHLTLPAITLAIVATGVIARLTRTAMLEVLRQDFIRTARAKGLSERKVIYKHAFRMALVSVIPVIGIQAGFVLGGAVYIETVFQWPGLGAMMVKAVATRDLLLVQGGVLIAAAAYVLINLCADILQALLDPRLKS, from the coding sequence ATGATGGGTTACGTACTGAAAAGGCTGCTGGCGACCATTCCGGTGTTTATCGGGCTGTCGCTGATTGTCTTTCTGATTATGGCGATGATCCCCGGCAACCCGGCGCAGGCGCTGCTGGGCGCGTGGGCGACGCCAGAAAACGTCGCGCGCATTAATCAGGAGTTGGGGCTGAATAAGCCGCTCTATCAGCAGTATTTCATCTGGGCCGGGAATATCTTGCACGGCGACTTTGGGCGCTCTTACGTGCTTAATAGGCCGGTGATTGATGAAGTGCTGGAGCGATTTGGTGCCACGCTGCTGCTGGGCGGTTGCGCGTTACTGATAAGCACAGTTCTGGGCTTGCTGGCAGGGATTTTCTCCGCAGTGCGTCAGTTCGGCTGGGGGGATCGCCTGATAACCCTGCTAGTGCTGCTGGGCATTTCAATGCCCTCTTTCTGGATTGGCCTGCTGATGATCATGCTGTTTGCCGTGCAGCTCCAGTGGTTTCCTGCTTCAGGCATGTACGCCATTTGGGGTGGTGGTGGTGCGCTGGACTTGCTGCATCACCTTACCCTGCCCGCCATTACGCTGGCGATTGTCGCTACCGGCGTGATTGCCCGCCTGACGCGCACCGCCATGCTGGAAGTGCTGCGACAAGACTTCATTCGAACCGCCCGTGCCAAAGGTCTTTCCGAGCGAAAAGTGATCTATAAGCACGCGTTTCGTATGGCGCTGGTGTCGGTTATTCCGGTGATCGGCATTCAGGCAGGCTTTGTGCTAGGTGGCGCAGTGTATATCGAGACCGTTTTTCAGTGGCCGGGGCTGGGGGCGATGATGGTGAAAGCCGTGGCGACTCGCGATTTGCTTCTGGTTCAGGGCGGCGTGCTCATTGCAGCAGCGGCCTACGTGCTGATCAATCTCTGTGCTGACATTCTTCAGGCGCTTCTCGACCCGAGGTTAAAATCATGA